A genome region from Eurosta solidaginis isolate ZX-2024a chromosome 2, ASM4086904v1, whole genome shotgun sequence includes the following:
- the Idua gene encoding alpha-L-iduronidase isoform X2 translates to MLGTFLICLAALVPLKNYSYTIDESYHELPRFWTSTGFCPPGDIERHNLKSVLNSDEIQMNILQIAALPNAALTHIRIHWLLKLVKFVEYTPAGVPVYDFNDLDTFIVDLDDLELSPVIEFMTDLDGILMDNPDIESFLWQDFSYQVAKRYLNFLGAEKVLKWRFETWNEPDVLNYNRLNFTVEGFLKYVTALRKGLTTAGHRLNSSLHFTLRGPAGLFKLENKHPLCWALLQICNSKIDQCPIDVLTYHRKGQGLATDVLESSRQFLEKAYEKYANIRSIPISNDEADPIAGWSTPQDYHEDVRYAAKLIYIVLLHWHSKLQNAEFKNLETISHDNAFISYHPYEFSQRTLLAHFRMNNSLPVHSQFIQKPVYAALGMLSKLGSLATDIETLPLNGSQSGIWLLKSVSVSENLLYLSWLILPKENTTNFENFTLHRHLPFVLSNNTILAYVIEILEQGYTDPAHIWRTQAGETPFPNAKQRAEMRHAQTPRLQASGVLTSPELYVAIGDFQPPWILLFRLCSNFSSILKQPKKLLLRQVTTGEVFLSWREAEGSSHYLKTYEVWFQTKTTSEWKLVSENWHLPFPSFQFAPMDSFVNGFYKVRGLDFFNRRSEFSEITEYVEI, encoded by the exons atgCTAGGAACTTTTCTTATTTGCTTGGCGGCGCTTGTACCTCTAAAAAATTACAGCTACACGATCGATGAATCTTACCATGAACTGCCTCGTTTTTGGACAAGCACTGGATTTTGTCCACCCGGAGATATCGAACGGCATAATTTAAAATCTGTACTCAACTCCGATGAAATACAAATGAACATTTTGCAAATCGCGGCGCTTCCAAATGCTGCACTAACACACATCCGGATCCATTGGTTACTTAAGCttgttaaatttgtagaataCACACCAGCGGGTGTGCCGGTTTATGACTTTAACGATTTAGATACTTTCATAGTGGATTTGGATGACTTGGAACTGAGTCCGGTTATTGAGTTTATGACGGATCTTGATGGTATTTTAATGGATAATCCTGATATTGAGAGTTTTTTATGGCAAGATTTTAGCTATCAAGTCGCCAAACGCTATCtaa ATTTTCTAGGTGCAGAGAAGGTACTGAAGTGGCGATTTGAGACTTGGAATGAGCCGGATGTCCTTAATTACAATCGCTTGAATTTTACTGTTGAAG GTTTCCTCAAATATGTAACCGCACTGCGTAAGGGGCTAACAACAGCCGGTCATAGATTAAATAGTTCATTGCATTTTACATTACGTGGACCAGCAGGTTTatttaaattggaaaataaaCATCCGTTATGTTGGGCATTATTACAAATATGTAATTCAAAAATTGATCAGTGTCCCATAGATGTTCTAACTTATCACCGAAAAGGTCAAGGTCTCGCGACGGATGTTTTAGAAAGTTCAAGGCAGTTTTTAGAGAAAGCTTATGAGAAATATGCCAACATTAGATCAATACCAATTTCTAATGA TGAGGCAGATCCCATAGCTGGATGGTCGACACCCCAAGATTATCACGAAGATGTGCGGTATGCGGCGAAACTTATTTACATAGTGCTTTTGCACTGGCATTCCAAGTTGCAAAATGCAGAATTCAAAAATCTTGAAACGATCAGTCATGACAACGCATTTATCAGCTACCATCCTTACGAATTTTCACAACGAACGCTTTTGGCGCATTTTCGTATGAATAACTCACTGCCTGTGCATTCCCAATTTATACAAAAACCGGTATATGCAGCCTTGGGTATGCTGTCGAAACTCGGTTCACTTGCCACCGATATTGAAACGCTTCCTTTAAATGGCTCCCAAAGTGGCATATGGCTTTTGAAATCAGTATCGGTTAGTGAAAACCTTTTATATTTGAGTTGGTTAATTTTACCAAAAGAAAatacaacaaattttgaaaattttactcTTCACCGCCATTTACCGTTTGTATTAAGTAATAACACGATATTGGCCTATGTGATTGAGATATTGGAGCAAGGTTATACCGATCCAGCGCATATTTGGCGTACACAAGCAGGGGAAACACCTTTCCCAAATGCAAAACAACGAGCGGAAATGCGCCACGCCCAAACGCCCCGGCTACAAGCTTCAGGTGTTCTTACGTCGCCTGAACTATATGTGGCTATAGGTGACTTCCAACCTCCATGGATTCTGCTCTTTCGCCTTTGTTCGAATTTTTCGTCAATTTTGAAACAACCCAAAAAATTGCTTTTAAGGCAAGTAACTACCGGCGAAGTATTTTTATCTTGGCGAGAAGCAGAGGGGTCCTCGCATTATCTTAAAACATATGAAGTTTGGTTCCAAACAAAAACAACTTCAGAATGGAAACTTGTTAGCGAAAATTGGCATTTACCTTTTCCATCATTTCAATTTGCACCAATGGACTCTTTTGTTAACG GTTTCTATAAAGTAAGAGGACTGGATTTCTTTAACAGAAGAAGTGAATTTTCGGAAATAACGGAATATGTTGAAATTTGA
- the Idua gene encoding alpha-L-iduronidase isoform X1 gives MLGTFLICLAALVPLKNYSYTIDESYHELPRFWTSTGFCPPGDIERHNLKSVLNSDEIQMNILQIAALPNAALTHIRIHWLLKLVKFVEYTPAGVPVYDFNDLDTFIVDLDDLELSPVIEFMTDLDGILMDNPDIESFLWQDFSYQVAKRYLNFLGAEKVLKWRFETWNEPDVLNYNRLNFTVEGFLKYVTALRKGLTTAGHRLNSSLHFTLRGPAGLFKLENKHPLCWALLQICNSKIDQCPIDVLTYHRKGQGLATDVLESSRQFLEKAYEKYANIRSIPISNEETLYFHSEADPIAGWSTPQDYHEDVRYAAKLIYIVLLHWHSKLQNAEFKNLETISHDNAFISYHPYEFSQRTLLAHFRMNNSLPVHSQFIQKPVYAALGMLSKLGSLATDIETLPLNGSQSGIWLLKSVSVSENLLYLSWLILPKENTTNFENFTLHRHLPFVLSNNTILAYVIEILEQGYTDPAHIWRTQAGETPFPNAKQRAEMRHAQTPRLQASGVLTSPELYVAIGDFQPPWILLFRLCSNFSSILKQPKKLLLRQVTTGEVFLSWREAEGSSHYLKTYEVWFQTKTTSEWKLVSENWHLPFPSFQFAPMDSFVNGFYKVRGLDFFNRRSEFSEITEYVEI, from the exons atgCTAGGAACTTTTCTTATTTGCTTGGCGGCGCTTGTACCTCTAAAAAATTACAGCTACACGATCGATGAATCTTACCATGAACTGCCTCGTTTTTGGACAAGCACTGGATTTTGTCCACCCGGAGATATCGAACGGCATAATTTAAAATCTGTACTCAACTCCGATGAAATACAAATGAACATTTTGCAAATCGCGGCGCTTCCAAATGCTGCACTAACACACATCCGGATCCATTGGTTACTTAAGCttgttaaatttgtagaataCACACCAGCGGGTGTGCCGGTTTATGACTTTAACGATTTAGATACTTTCATAGTGGATTTGGATGACTTGGAACTGAGTCCGGTTATTGAGTTTATGACGGATCTTGATGGTATTTTAATGGATAATCCTGATATTGAGAGTTTTTTATGGCAAGATTTTAGCTATCAAGTCGCCAAACGCTATCtaa ATTTTCTAGGTGCAGAGAAGGTACTGAAGTGGCGATTTGAGACTTGGAATGAGCCGGATGTCCTTAATTACAATCGCTTGAATTTTACTGTTGAAG GTTTCCTCAAATATGTAACCGCACTGCGTAAGGGGCTAACAACAGCCGGTCATAGATTAAATAGTTCATTGCATTTTACATTACGTGGACCAGCAGGTTTatttaaattggaaaataaaCATCCGTTATGTTGGGCATTATTACAAATATGTAATTCAAAAATTGATCAGTGTCCCATAGATGTTCTAACTTATCACCGAAAAGGTCAAGGTCTCGCGACGGATGTTTTAGAAAGTTCAAGGCAGTTTTTAGAGAAAGCTTATGAGAAATATGCCAACATTAGATCAATACCAATTTCTAATGA ggaAACTCTCTACTTCCACAGTGAGGCAGATCCCATAGCTGGATGGTCGACACCCCAAGATTATCACGAAGATGTGCGGTATGCGGCGAAACTTATTTACATAGTGCTTTTGCACTGGCATTCCAAGTTGCAAAATGCAGAATTCAAAAATCTTGAAACGATCAGTCATGACAACGCATTTATCAGCTACCATCCTTACGAATTTTCACAACGAACGCTTTTGGCGCATTTTCGTATGAATAACTCACTGCCTGTGCATTCCCAATTTATACAAAAACCGGTATATGCAGCCTTGGGTATGCTGTCGAAACTCGGTTCACTTGCCACCGATATTGAAACGCTTCCTTTAAATGGCTCCCAAAGTGGCATATGGCTTTTGAAATCAGTATCGGTTAGTGAAAACCTTTTATATTTGAGTTGGTTAATTTTACCAAAAGAAAatacaacaaattttgaaaattttactcTTCACCGCCATTTACCGTTTGTATTAAGTAATAACACGATATTGGCCTATGTGATTGAGATATTGGAGCAAGGTTATACCGATCCAGCGCATATTTGGCGTACACAAGCAGGGGAAACACCTTTCCCAAATGCAAAACAACGAGCGGAAATGCGCCACGCCCAAACGCCCCGGCTACAAGCTTCAGGTGTTCTTACGTCGCCTGAACTATATGTGGCTATAGGTGACTTCCAACCTCCATGGATTCTGCTCTTTCGCCTTTGTTCGAATTTTTCGTCAATTTTGAAACAACCCAAAAAATTGCTTTTAAGGCAAGTAACTACCGGCGAAGTATTTTTATCTTGGCGAGAAGCAGAGGGGTCCTCGCATTATCTTAAAACATATGAAGTTTGGTTCCAAACAAAAACAACTTCAGAATGGAAACTTGTTAGCGAAAATTGGCATTTACCTTTTCCATCATTTCAATTTGCACCAATGGACTCTTTTGTTAACG GTTTCTATAAAGTAAGAGGACTGGATTTCTTTAACAGAAGAAGTGAATTTTCGGAAATAACGGAATATGTTGAAATTTGA